One Flavobacterium sp. 90 DNA segment encodes these proteins:
- a CDS encoding glycoside hydrolase family 3 C-terminal domain-containing protein: MKNKLIKTGKITLLTALVLSNLSWNTVPNDETNPPILTVKGFKFADFNRNGKLDIWEDTRLSANQRIDAIIKEMTNAEKVELLIGTGMPGIEVLTGPVGDSKQGLVPGAAGGTAAFERFGIPATVVADGPAGLRIAPTRENDSKTYYATAFPVGTALASTWNKALLEEVGKAMGNEVKEYGVDVLLAPALNIHRNPLNGRNFEYYSEDPLISGKTAAAIVNGIQSQGVGTSIKHFAVNNEETNRLTINAHVSERAIRELYLKGFEITVKESQPWTVMSSYNKLNGEYTSDRKDLLTEVLRNEWGFKGIVMTDWFGGFPGFESISKGSNSDVVKQMIAGNDLLMPGIPVQKKALLEALNSGKLSQEVANTNAKRILEYIFRTPTFAKYKYSDKPNLTKNAEVTRNAAAEGMVLLKNTNNALPFADKQKEVSVFGVTSYAWITGGTGSGSVNNKHTVSLLEGLTAAGYKLDKELVDLYKPHAEKEVVAEKERRKARGILALPERLPEMKMDDAFLAKKAASSEIAFVTLGRNSGEGGDRVVNNDFNMADEEIEMLDKISKAFHAKGKKVVVILNIGGVIETASWKDKVDAILLAWQPGQEGGHSVADVVSGKINPSGKLTMTFPTKYSDTPSAKNFPGLPLDNPKEVTYEEGVYVGYRYFNTFNIKPSYEFGFGSSYTTFDYSNVKLSSPTFKDKLTVSVTVKNTGKLAGKEVVQVYLSAPAKTIDKPKEELKAFAKTKELKPGESQTLTLTLSPKDLASFLENKSAWIAEAGEYKVLVGASSLDIKQTASFKVEKEITVEKVKKSFELDSKFTELKP; the protein is encoded by the coding sequence ATGAAAAATAAACTTATAAAAACCGGAAAAATAACGCTTTTAACGGCGTTGGTGCTTTCTAATTTATCATGGAATACAGTTCCGAATGATGAAACGAATCCGCCGATTTTAACTGTTAAGGGATTTAAATTTGCTGATTTCAACAGAAACGGAAAACTTGATATTTGGGAAGATACTCGTCTTTCTGCCAATCAAAGAATTGATGCGATCATCAAAGAAATGACCAATGCAGAAAAAGTAGAACTTCTTATTGGAACAGGAATGCCCGGAATTGAAGTTTTAACAGGTCCTGTTGGAGATTCTAAACAAGGTTTAGTTCCCGGAGCTGCGGGCGGAACCGCTGCTTTTGAACGTTTCGGGATTCCTGCAACCGTTGTAGCCGATGGTCCTGCTGGATTAAGAATTGCGCCAACGAGAGAAAATGATTCGAAAACATATTATGCAACAGCATTTCCGGTGGGAACGGCTTTGGCTTCAACGTGGAATAAAGCGCTTTTGGAAGAAGTTGGAAAAGCAATGGGAAATGAAGTAAAAGAATATGGTGTTGATGTTTTATTAGCGCCAGCTTTAAATATCCACAGAAATCCTTTGAACGGAAGAAACTTCGAATATTATTCTGAAGATCCGTTGATTTCAGGAAAAACCGCTGCTGCAATTGTAAACGGAATTCAGTCGCAAGGCGTTGGAACTTCGATTAAACATTTTGCGGTAAATAATGAAGAAACAAATCGTTTAACGATCAATGCGCATGTTTCTGAAAGAGCGATCAGAGAATTGTACTTAAAAGGTTTTGAAATCACGGTTAAAGAATCTCAGCCTTGGACAGTTATGTCATCTTACAATAAACTGAATGGCGAATATACGTCTGACAGGAAAGATTTATTGACGGAGGTTTTGAGAAACGAATGGGGTTTTAAAGGAATCGTAATGACGGATTGGTTTGGTGGATTTCCGGGTTTTGAATCCATTTCTAAAGGTTCAAATTCTGATGTTGTCAAGCAAATGATTGCCGGAAATGATCTTTTGATGCCGGGAATTCCGGTTCAGAAAAAAGCATTATTAGAAGCTTTAAACTCAGGTAAATTATCTCAGGAAGTGGCAAATACAAATGCGAAAAGAATTTTAGAATATATTTTTCGTACACCAACTTTTGCAAAATACAAATACAGCGACAAGCCAAATCTGACTAAAAATGCCGAAGTAACAAGAAATGCGGCTGCAGAAGGAATGGTTTTACTAAAAAATACCAACAATGCTTTGCCTTTTGCTGACAAGCAAAAAGAAGTTTCAGTATTTGGAGTTACTTCTTATGCGTGGATTACAGGAGGAACCGGAAGCGGAAGTGTGAATAATAAACATACTGTTTCTCTTTTAGAAGGTTTAACAGCAGCAGGTTATAAATTAGACAAAGAATTGGTTGATTTGTATAAACCTCATGCAGAAAAAGAAGTTGTAGCCGAAAAAGAACGAAGAAAAGCAAGAGGAATTTTGGCTTTGCCGGAGAGACTTCCAGAAATGAAAATGGATGATGCTTTTCTGGCTAAAAAAGCGGCAAGTTCTGAAATTGCATTTGTGACTTTAGGAAGAAATTCAGGTGAAGGCGGAGACAGAGTTGTCAATAACGACTTTAATATGGCTGATGAAGAAATTGAAATGCTGGATAAGATTTCAAAAGCTTTTCATGCCAAAGGAAAGAAAGTTGTGGTTATTCTGAATATTGGCGGCGTTATCGAAACTGCTTCTTGGAAAGATAAAGTTGACGCTATTTTATTGGCATGGCAGCCAGGTCAGGAAGGCGGACATTCTGTTGCGGATGTTGTTTCCGGAAAAATAAATCCATCAGGAAAATTGACAATGACTTTCCCAACGAAATATTCAGATACGCCTTCGGCAAAAAACTTTCCGGGACTTCCTTTAGACAATCCAAAAGAGGTTACTTATGAAGAAGGTGTTTATGTTGGTTACCGATATTTTAATACATTCAATATAAAACCATCTTACGAATTTGGTTTTGGAAGTTCTTATACCACATTTGATTACAGCAATGTAAAATTGAGTTCACCAACTTTCAAGGATAAATTGACGGTTTCTGTTACGGTAAAAAATACAGGAAAATTGGCTGGAAAAGAAGTGGTGCAAGTTTATCTTTCGGCTCCTGCAAAAACTATTGATAAACCTAAAGAAGAATTAAAAGCTTTTGCAAAAACAAAAGAATTAAAACCGGGAGAAAGCCAAACGTTGACTTTGACTTTATCGCCAAAAGATCTGGCTTCTTTCTTAGAAAACAAAAGTGCCTGGATTGCCGAAGCGGGAGAATATAAAGTGCTTGTTGGTGCCTCTTCTTTAGATATTAAACAGACAGCTTCTTTTAAAGTAGAAAAAGAAATTACAGTAGAAAAAGTAAAGAAATCTTTTGAATTAGATTCAAAATTCACAGAGCTTAAGCCCTAA
- a CDS encoding hybrid sensor histidine kinase/response regulator transcription factor, whose product MNKLKFFLIISFLSINVFGQNYPIKHLDISSGLSNNSVATIYQDQNGYMWFGTFDGLNRYDGNDFKIYRHVHTDPNSIQGNAISCIEGDFENNLWIGTTAGPVVFNAERSSFSPLKYYDTNKKIKPLNVTAYEIIAVHSLHIILVATKEAIVVYKEGEKIGTAIPFNGKLSYIARSISYNAKKQIFYVFITGTGLCKYDIKSNKLTLLNNTITGSNCIKLTNEGLWVGSDEGAYLYNESLNTYSKNYFLEKTVVRDFFQQENRLWIATDGAGLFTIAKNQSTPVLYRASGPVSLLNSKSLYDIFESKTGEMWFGTLRGGVSMMGKKPLYFNHFKSKDPLTNKEDEDPAANFMLSFCEDEKKNVWIGTDGAGMRYWNRKQNTYDVYSATSPSNRKLQSNFVTSIVRDSDNAIWVAMWKGGVCRIDPNSKAIQNFSIYNQYTKKAEQESWLLFLDSKKTLWLAITNGGALYQFDRKQNKFICYSNTLRDVTCLYETKDGKIWGGTFNSFFEINPQTKKIKNYHSEYNIRCITEDQNKNLWIGTVEGGLLLFNRKTGTSKKYTTQNGISSNTVLRLLEDKKGNLWMSTYHGISRLNPKNNTFRNFGVTDGLQGNQFSWNAGAKLSTGEFIFGGINGFNVFHPESIKDKNNTGKFLLNDLLVNNQSLKLDSPYITEKKLEMISAAELPYDKSALSFDFVYLDYVNSEKINTAYFLEGWDKNWNYTSKNNRANYSRLTEGTYVFKVKTTDVFGNWTNEVTLATVKILPPWYRTWWAYTFYLIAAIGAIYAYVDYHKNKERLRYEIKLARMEHKKDKEHAEKQFSMFTYMAHELRTPLSLIINPLKSAIERKNRSEDDLDINLAYKNAKRLLSLTDQLLLFRKAETDLDELKISKINLNSLCREIYESFTQMASVKSLNYQFIEEETPTEIYGDYEKIEITLFNLISNAFKFTPNKGSITIEIIENIADVSIIISDTGSGIAENDLDTIFEKFKQIQSKASNGFGIGLYVAKYFVTKHHGEITCKSKVGKGTSFTIILPKGNSHFAEMNINENHSHMSPLVGELLEGMPATPQNTSEKRVQPSHPETLQEELISTKKVLLIVEDNPEMNHYLVQLFTKNYIVYSAANGIEGLKLVEKHMPDIVLSDISMEGMNGLDLCKEIKQNDDLSHIPVILLTATTSNDIHLRSITEGADDYVTKPFDSDILLARVDSVLRNRGQLRKYFLDSITLRENVNKVPTEYKEFLDKCIEIVEANLENSEFNLKSFSAEMGMSHSSLYKKIKAISGQTVNVFIRSIRIRRAAVIMLTENINIAQVGPQVGIEDQRYFRQQFVKLFGMKPSEYIKKYRNSFNKELNIIQKRDIS is encoded by the coding sequence ATGAATAAGCTAAAATTCTTCCTTATTATTAGTTTTCTTTCTATAAATGTATTTGGACAGAATTACCCAATAAAGCATCTTGATATTTCGTCAGGACTTTCTAATAATTCTGTTGCAACTATATATCAGGATCAGAATGGCTATATGTGGTTTGGAACTTTTGACGGACTTAATAGATATGATGGAAATGATTTTAAAATTTACCGCCATGTTCATACGGATCCCAATTCTATTCAGGGAAATGCTATAAGCTGTATTGAAGGTGATTTTGAAAACAATTTGTGGATTGGTACAACTGCTGGTCCCGTAGTTTTTAATGCAGAACGCTCTTCTTTTAGTCCATTGAAATATTATGATACGAATAAAAAAATCAAACCTTTAAACGTTACCGCTTACGAAATAATTGCGGTACATTCTCTACATATTATTCTTGTTGCCACTAAAGAAGCAATTGTAGTTTATAAAGAAGGCGAGAAAATTGGAACGGCAATTCCCTTCAACGGAAAATTAAGTTATATTGCAAGATCAATATCTTATAATGCCAAAAAACAAATATTCTACGTTTTTATAACCGGAACCGGTCTTTGCAAATATGATATTAAATCAAATAAACTAACGCTTCTCAATAATACAATTACTGGCTCAAATTGCATTAAACTGACAAATGAAGGATTGTGGGTTGGTTCTGATGAAGGCGCTTATTTATATAATGAAAGTTTGAATACCTATTCTAAGAATTACTTTCTGGAAAAAACTGTAGTACGTGATTTTTTTCAGCAAGAAAACAGACTTTGGATTGCCACTGACGGAGCTGGTCTTTTTACAATTGCAAAAAACCAATCTACTCCTGTGTTATATCGTGCGAGCGGTCCTGTTTCATTACTCAACAGTAAATCTTTGTATGATATATTCGAAAGTAAAACAGGAGAAATGTGGTTCGGAACCCTTCGCGGAGGCGTAAGTATGATGGGGAAAAAACCGCTTTATTTCAATCACTTTAAAAGCAAAGATCCGCTAACGAATAAAGAAGATGAAGATCCTGCAGCAAACTTCATGCTTTCTTTTTGTGAAGACGAAAAGAAAAATGTCTGGATTGGTACAGATGGCGCCGGAATGCGATATTGGAACAGGAAACAAAATACCTACGACGTCTACTCTGCTACATCGCCTTCGAACAGAAAGCTTCAAAGTAACTTTGTGACCAGTATTGTCAGAGATTCTGATAATGCAATTTGGGTTGCAATGTGGAAAGGCGGAGTTTGTCGCATTGATCCAAATTCAAAAGCAATTCAGAATTTTTCGATTTATAATCAATACACTAAAAAAGCCGAACAGGAATCGTGGTTATTATTTTTAGATTCGAAAAAAACGTTGTGGCTTGCCATTACTAATGGCGGAGCATTATATCAATTTGATCGAAAGCAAAACAAGTTTATTTGTTACAGCAATACTTTGCGCGATGTTACTTGTCTTTATGAAACCAAAGACGGCAAAATCTGGGGCGGAACTTTCAATTCATTTTTTGAAATAAATCCACAAACCAAAAAAATAAAAAACTATCATTCTGAATATAACATCAGATGTATAACCGAAGATCAAAACAAAAATCTCTGGATTGGTACAGTCGAAGGCGGTTTGCTTTTATTCAACAGAAAAACGGGTACCTCTAAAAAATATACCACTCAAAACGGAATTTCGAGTAATACTGTACTTCGCCTTCTGGAAGATAAAAAAGGGAATTTATGGATGAGTACGTATCACGGAATCTCGAGATTGAATCCTAAGAATAATACTTTTAGAAATTTTGGCGTTACAGACGGACTTCAGGGCAATCAATTTAGCTGGAATGCCGGAGCGAAACTTTCTACCGGAGAATTTATTTTTGGAGGCATAAACGGCTTCAATGTTTTTCATCCGGAAAGCATAAAAGACAAAAACAATACAGGCAAGTTTTTACTAAATGATTTGCTGGTAAACAATCAGTCCTTAAAATTGGATAGTCCTTATATAACCGAGAAAAAACTCGAAATGATAAGCGCTGCCGAACTTCCTTATGACAAATCAGCATTGAGTTTTGATTTTGTTTATCTTGATTATGTGAATTCCGAAAAAATAAATACCGCTTACTTTCTCGAAGGTTGGGATAAAAACTGGAATTATACTTCGAAGAATAACCGTGCAAATTACTCAAGATTAACAGAAGGAACTTATGTTTTTAAAGTAAAAACAACCGATGTTTTTGGAAATTGGACTAATGAAGTAACGCTGGCAACGGTAAAAATACTTCCGCCTTGGTACAGAACTTGGTGGGCATATACTTTTTATCTCATTGCCGCAATCGGTGCGATTTATGCGTATGTCGATTATCATAAAAACAAAGAAAGACTTCGGTACGAGATAAAACTTGCCCGAATGGAGCATAAAAAAGACAAGGAACATGCCGAAAAGCAGTTTTCTATGTTCACTTATATGGCGCATGAATTGCGAACTCCTTTATCTTTAATTATAAATCCACTTAAAAGCGCCATTGAACGAAAAAACCGCTCTGAAGATGATCTTGATATCAATCTCGCCTATAAAAATGCCAAACGATTACTGAGTCTTACAGATCAATTATTACTATTTAGAAAAGCTGAAACGGATCTTGACGAACTCAAAATTTCGAAGATTAATCTAAACTCGCTTTGTCGCGAAATCTACGAAAGCTTCACACAAATGGCGTCTGTAAAAAGCTTAAATTATCAATTTATTGAAGAAGAAACTCCGACAGAAATATATGGCGATTACGAAAAAATAGAGATTACGTTATTCAATTTAATTTCGAATGCTTTCAAATTTACTCCTAATAAAGGATCAATAACTATTGAAATAATTGAGAATATTGCCGATGTTTCGATCATTATCTCAGATACCGGAAGCGGAATCGCGGAAAATGATCTTGATACTATTTTTGAAAAATTCAAACAAATTCAGTCTAAAGCCAGTAATGGTTTTGGAATTGGACTTTATGTTGCTAAATATTTTGTGACTAAACATCATGGCGAAATAACGTGCAAAAGTAAAGTTGGAAAAGGCACTTCGTTCACTATTATACTTCCAAAAGGAAACAGCCATTTTGCAGAGATGAACATAAACGAGAATCATTCGCATATGTCTCCGCTTGTGGGCGAACTTCTTGAAGGAATGCCGGCAACTCCTCAAAATACATCCGAAAAAAGAGTTCAGCCATCACATCCGGAAACGCTGCAGGAAGAATTAATCAGTACAAAAAAGGTATTGCTAATCGTTGAAGATAATCCTGAAATGAACCATTATCTCGTGCAGCTTTTTACTAAAAACTACATTGTTTATTCGGCGGCAAATGGTATTGAAGGATTGAAACTTGTCGAAAAACATATGCCGGATATTGTTCTGAGTGACATTTCTATGGAAGGCATGAACGGTTTGGATTTATGCAAAGAAATCAAGCAAAATGATGATTTAAGCCATATTCCGGTAATACTTTTAACGGCTACAACGAGCAACGATATTCATTTGCGAAGCATCACAGAAGGTGCAGATGATTATGTGACCAAACCTTTTGACAGTGATATTCTTCTGGCAAGAGTAGATTCTGTTCTTCGAAACAGAGGGCAATTGCGTAAATATTTTCTGGATAGTATTACGCTTCGCGAAAATGTAAATAAAGTTCCAACTGAATATAAAGAATTCCTCGATAAATGTATCGAAATCGTCGAAGCCAATCTTGAAAACAGCGAATTTAACCTAAAGAGTTTCTCTGCCGAAATGGGAATGAGCCATTCCAGTCTTTACAAAAAGATTAAAGCGATTTCAGGGCAAACCGTAAATGTATTCATCAGATCGATCAGAATTCGAAGAGCTGCGGTAATTATGCTTACCGAAAATATAAATATCGCACAGGTTGGTCCTCAGGTTGGTATAGAAGATCAGCGTTATTTCCGTCAGCAATTCGTGAAATTATTCGGAATGAAACCTTCAGAATATATCAAAAAATACAGGAATTCTTTTAATAAGGAATTGAATATTATTCAGAAAAGGGATATTTCGTAA